The following is a genomic window from Sulfitobacter pontiacus.
GATCCCCGGTAGCGCGGACAGCGCATCGGCGCGCAGCCCCTGTTCCACCTCGTTGCCGGCGTCAAAGGGGACAAACAGCGCCCGCACCCCGCTTTGCAGCACATCCAGCGCGGTATTGTAGCCGCACAAAGAGACAGAGGCGGCGGCGTGATACAGCATCTGGCGGAATTCGGGGCGCGCCGGTTCGATCACCACATTCGCTGGGGCATCCTGCATCAGCGCGGCGCTGCGTGTGGCTGCATCCTGCCCCCCCAGCAGCAAGCGCCAGACCCGCCCCGCATCGCGCGCGGCCGCGGCGCGGCAGGTGTCGAACACATGCGCGCCCACATCGCCGCCCCCTGCGCTGACGATAATCTCGCCCGCGCCAAGCCGGTCGGGATGGGGGCTGGCGGGGGGCGGTGCGACGAAACCGGTATAGCGCAGCTTGCCCTGCATCGCGTCCGACACCGGCCAGCTGAGCGAGAGCGGCGTCACGGCCTCGTCCGCATGGACCAGCACCGCATCGTAATACTGCGCAACCAGATCATCGGCCAGCTGCGCCTTGGCGGGTTTGGATGGCGGCGCGAGGATATCGCGCACCGATGCGCAGATCAGTGGGCGCGCGGGCAGGGCATCTGCGGCGTCAAGCAGGGCCAGGAACTCTGCCTTGAGGGTCCGGCGCCCAAAGGGGAACAGTTCGGTGATCAGCAGATCGGGGGTGCGGGTCTGGATGTGGGCGATCAACATCTCGCGTCGCGCTGCCTTCAACGCTTCAGAGGCGACCGCACCATGTTCATCCAGCAGCCGTGCGAAATCCACACCGTCAGAGCGCAGCGGGGGCAGTTGCACCACGTCAACGCCCTCGCTGTTCAACTGCGGTGCGGGCATCCCGCCCGAGACGACCTGCACATCATGCCCCGCCGCCCCATAGGCGCGGCCAAGGGTCAAGGCGCGGGCCAGATGGCCGGTGCCCAGCAGATGTGTGACGACGATGCTGACCTTCATAAGCGCGGCTCCAGTCGGATGGGATCAGGCTGGGCGGCCCAGCCCGTGGGTGAAATATCCAGTAGATATAAGCGGTTGCGCTTGATCTGAAAGGGGGCGGGGCCAGCGAAATCCCAGCCGGTCGCATGGGCCAGCAAAACACGCATCACGCCGATATGGCAGACGGCGACAGTGTCGCGCGTCAAGCCGTTGGCCCAAGGGATCAGCCGTTCGCGCAGGCTGTCGGGGCTTTCGCCGCCGGGTGGGGTGTAGCCCCAGCCCCAATCCTCGATATCGCGGAACCCGCTGGCGGGGTCTGCCTTAAGGTCCACGCCGTGCAGCCCTTCCCACTTGCCCCAGTCCATCTCCATCAGCGCGGGCGCGGTTTTCGGCGCGCGGTCTGCGACCAGTCGGGCGGTTTCAGCGGCGCGAGACAGGGGGCTCGACACAAGATCGGCACGGTCCCAAGGTGCCGGCAATGCCAGCGCCGCCAGACCGGCGCGGGCGTCATCATCCAGCGGGATATCCGTGCGCCCCTGAATGCGGCCCGCACGGTTCCAGCCTGTATGCCCGTGGCGAAGCAGGGCAAGCCGGATCATGGGCGCACCCCGCAGCTTTCCAACCCCGCCAGCAAGGTCGCGGTGGCAGTGGGAAGCAGATGATGTTGCGCAACAAAATCGCGGGCGGCTTGGGCGCGTGTTTGGCGTAGGGTGGTATCCGCCAGCAGCGCTGTGATCTGTGCGGCAAGCGGGGCAGTGCCGCTTTCCGGCGCGGGATAGGGGCCGGGGGCCAGCACATCGCGCACGCCGGGGCGGTCTTGGGCCACGACGGGCAGGCCCGCGGCCTGCGCCTCCAGATAGGCGAGGCCAAAGGCTTCGTTCACCCCGGGCCAGAACAGCAGCGCTGCATGACGATAGGCGGCGGCCATGGTGGTCGCATCAAGCTCCCCAAGAAACCGAACCGCGTCGCCAAAGGGGGCCAGCATCGTCTCTATCTCGGTGCGGGCGGGGCCGTCACCCGCGATATCCAACCGCCAGCTGTCTGCTGGCAGCAGCGACAGCGTCTCCGCGATGATCTGATACGAGGCGCGTTTGTCGCCGTCGCGCAGCATACCGACAGCCAGCATCGGGCCATCCAGCGCGGACGGCAGAGGCAAAGCGTCCTGTGCGAGATACGGCGGCAGATGCACCAGCCGCTGCCCCGCGGTCTGATCGCGGCGCAGTGTCTCGGCATCTCGGTGCGTGAGGTAAAAGATCACATCCGCCGCGTCGCTTGCGGCTTCGGCAGCTTGGGCGAAACCGGCCCACGGACCTGTCAGCCGTTTGCGCGCGCGGCTGGATTCGACCAGCAGATAGGGGATGCCAAGGGCGCGGGCGACGGCGGGGCCGATCAGGTCGGGGGCCTTGTAATAGTTGTGATAGGTGATCCACGCCTGCCAGCCTTCGGTACGACCGCGGGCGGTGGCTTGGGGCACTTCGGCCTCGGCAGCATTGAACAGCAGGGTCTGCGCCGCGCTGTCGCCCGCCCCGTCGCGGCTGCGCAGGGTGCTGGCGACTGTGACGGTCGCGCCCCCCCGTTGCAGGGCAGTCATCAACCCACGCGCCATCGCCCGATCCCCCGAGGGTACCGGATGATCAGGCGACTTTAACGGAGCGTAGAACGCAAGCCGCATCAGCCGCCCTGTGCCAGCATCGCCGTCAGCCGCTTGTGGAGCTGGCGAATGCCGGGGGCCATGGTGAATTCTGCATGCAGCCGGTCGTGGGCGGCCTCGGCCAGCCGAGGGCCAAGCGATGGATCCTCCGCAAAACGCTGCATCGCCTCGGCAAGGGCGGCGGGGGCATCGTCGCTTAACACGCCGGTGGTGCCGCTGGTGATGAACTCGGGGATGGCGGATACGGGCGTGCTGAGCAGCGGAAGCTTCTGGCTTGCCGCTTCCATCAGCACATTGGGCAGCCCGTCACGGTCACCGTCCTTGGCAATGCGCGAAGGCAGCACGAACAGATCGGCGGCGCGCATGGCGGCGATCACCTCTGGTTGGTCGCAGGCCCCGCGCCAAGTGATCCGGTCGTTGATCCCGTGCGTTTCAGCGCGTGCTTTCATCGGTTCCGACAGGTCCCCGCCGCCGATATGGGTCCAGTGCCAGTCAAACTCATTCGGCAGCAGCGCCAGCGCGTCGATCAGGTTGTCAAAGCCCTTCTTCTCGACCATGCGCCCGACAGACATCATCTGGAACGGATCGCTTTTGGCGCGTTGGACCCGGGTTGGCGGTTCGGGGAAACGCGCCAGATCCAGCCCGTGATAGACCAGATCGATCCGGTCCGGGGCGGAGGTTAGACTGCGCAGATGTTGCGCGTTAAAGTCCGTGCAGGTGGCACCAAAGGCGGCTCCGTGGCTGGCGGGGTTCAGCTTTTCGCGCAACTCCCATTCGGGCGAGGTCCAGATGTCCTTGGCGTGGGCAGAAAAGCTCCACGGCAGGCCCCGCAGGATCGCGGCATAGCGCGCGACCGAGGACGGGGTGTGCAGGAAATGCGCATAGATGCCGCGGGTCTCGGCGGGAAGCTCATGTGCCATGACGCAGGCCTGCCCAAAGCGGCGGCGGCGGTTGGGGGTGTCATCGCGCACGAGGTCTTGTTGGAAAACCTCCCATGCCGCGTCGTAACCGGGCATGGCTTTCGCGGCCTCTTGTGCTGCGGCCACACGTTCGGGATCGTCGCGCAGGTATTCCGGCAAATAGCGCACGCGGGCTTGCAGCCGGTCGTGCAACGGGTGGGTTTTCGTATCGGTCGGGTGGCGCAGCGACCAGATGTCGAACCGCAGACCGGCTTCTTCAAGGGCGACAAGTTCTTGTGCGATGAAGGTCTCGGACAGGCGCGGCCAGCCTTTGACTACAATGGCGAGGGGGGCGGGGGTGTCGGTCATGCGCCACCGCCCATCAGGGCGCGGCCCCGTTCAACCACCACGTCAAGCCCGTCGAGCAGCCCGTCGGCACCGGCTTGCGAGGGTTTGTTCTGATGCGGCAGGTTGCGGATTGCGGCGATCATCGCCTGCGGCGTCATGCCATCACGGGTTTCTTCCAGCATACGGACAAGCCCCAGCTCTTCGGCGCGGCTGGCACGGATCCATTGTTCCAACCGGGGCACGGTGCGCGGCACGATGACGGCGCGTTTGTCAAAAGAAAGCACCTCGCAGAAGGTGTTGTAGCCGCCCATGCAAACCACGCCCTCAGCCCCGACATAAAGCTGTTCGATCCGGCTATCAAAGCCAAGCGCGGTCACCCGCCCGCCCAGCTTGGCCACCCGCGCGTCAAAGGCGTCGCGGACGTCGCCGGACAGGAAGGGGCCGTAGATCAACTTGGCTTTTGGCGTCAGGTCGGGGTCTTGCTCGTAGGCGTCCAGCACCAGCGACACCATCGCGGCACCGTCCCCGCCGCCGCCGGGGGTAATCAGCACATAGGGCTCTTCGGCGGGGGGTGTTTCGTCCGGGGCCTCGCGGCGCAGGTAGCCGGTCCAATGCATCCGGTCGTGGGCCGCCTGCGACAGGGGCAGCCCCTTGGTCGGGTCATACACATCTCGCATGCCGTAGACCCAAATCTCGTCATAGTATTTCTCGGTCGCCTCAACCGCGCCCTTGCGTTCCCATTCGGCGGCCAGCACCTCGGGTTCGTCCAGCACGTCGCGCAGGCCCAGCACGACTTTGGTGGTGCCATTCTCGCGCAGCCAGTCAAGGCTGGGCAGCAGTTCCCCGCGAAAGCCCGTCGGCTCTTTATCCACGATCAGCAGATCGGGGGTGTATTCCTCGATCGCGGTGCGGATCAGACCGGCCCGCAGGGAGGTGACCTCGTCGATATCAAGGCCAAGCGTTTGCGCCACATAGCTGCCGTCGGCCAGCTTCGTCACGCCGGGTAGGCGGATGTGGTCGACGCCTTTGGGAAAGGTGAAACGCCCCGCGACGGGGGATCCGGTCAGGATGATGGCGGAGGCATCTTCGTCGCCGTCCATCAAGGCGGCAGCCAGTGCGCGCGACCGCCGTAAGTGGCCCAATCCAAAGGTGTCGTGGCTATAGAAAAGCACCCGCCGCGCTGGTTTGCCATTGCGGGCGTTGTTCGAGACCGTTTGGCGCATGGGCCGATCCTAACTTAGTCAAATATCCTTGGCCGCACCTATCAGTCTGGCGGCTAGAAAGCGTTTATTGTCGAAGGCAGGTGAACCCGTCCCGCCCGATGCACCCAGAAACCGAATACACTCACATCACCTTGGTCTGCCGGTCGAACAGGCCAGTGGAAATACCTTAGGCATCTATGGCGAACATGTCATGCATTTCAGCACCTTCCGCCGTCGCCGCCCCTGAATGGGCTGCGAAAACCGGCGTTTGAGGGGGCCAAGCCCGTGGGAAGATGCGGCGCGTGTCATATTCGGCGTCCTTCGCGGTTCATCGTCAGGGGGAGTAGGTGGGGCCGGGGGGTTAAGATTGCAATGGCACGGGGGGTGGCTTAGCGTTCTGGGACTGCGCCCCAAGGCCATGAGCGAGGACATATGCGGCATTTCATCTTCACCCTTCTTTTGTCGCTGTGGGTCTTGCCCTTTGCCAACGCCGCGACGGCGCAAGGGGTTCTGTCTCTTTTGCCAACAGCCCAGGAAACTGACGTCAACGATGCAGAAGGCGAGGCCGCACGCCTGCAAGAGGTCATCAGACAAGCCGCCGAAAGCGGGGTCAGTGTGGTGGTCGTCGATAGCGCGGGCCAATTGTTGAACCAGCCCGCAGCAGCCCAGCCGGCCGAGGGCGACCAGCAAGAGGCGGCGCTGGCCAAGGAAAGCTCACCGCTGATGCACCTGCAGGAACGGGGCAACCAGTTCCGCACTGCCTTGATCGAACGCATCGTGCAGTTGCCCGACGCGATCAACGAGGTGATCTATATTCTGCGCGCCGCCAGCCCGGACGGCACGCTATGGGCCTTTGGTGAGACGCTGCTGGTGGCGCTCGCGCTGTTTGCCGTCGGGGCCGTGGTCGAGGTAGAGCTGTTCGGCAAGCGAATGGCACGCGGCTTCGTCACCGCCAAAGTGCAGGCGAAGCCCGTCGGCTATACCGAAAAGATGCCGTTTCTGGTGTTTCGGTTTTTCATGGGGATCATCGGCGTTCTGGTGTCGATGGTGGTGGCCTATATTCTGGGCACGCTGCTGTTTGGACCGCTTGAAGACACGGCGATCCAGTTCACTGTCACGCTGATCAACATCGGCTATTTCGTCTGTCGCGTGGCCGCGGGCCTGTGGCGGATGATCCTGTCACCCTTCCTGTCGCAATACCGCATCCCTGTGTTCAGCGACCGCGACGCCAAACGGCTGCACCGCTGGCTGTGGATGATGGCAAGCCTTGATACCGTCGCGATCCTGTTCGGTATCTGGATCGCTGAACTGGGGCTGAACTATGATGTCTATGCTTTCATCGCCTCCCTGATGTCGGCGGCGATCGTCGTGGCGAATATTCTGATGATCTGGGTCAACCGCCGCCCCATTTCAAACGCGCTGCGGCAGGGCAAGCCCGCGTCGGAATGCAGCGCCGTGGGGCGTTTTATGTCGCGGGCCTGGGCACCGCTGGTGGTGGCCTACGCGAGTTTTGCCTGGTTCGAACTGACCTATGATCTTGTGCTCGAGAACCCAAGCTCCGTGCCTCTGATCGCGGGGGCCTATGGTATTCTGGTGTCGATCATAGTGGTCTACGGCGTAATCAACTATGCTATTGAACGCGGCTTTGCCCGCGCGCGCATGATGCGCCGCCTGAACGAGCTGCGCCGCGAGAAGCGCGCTGATGCCGCCCTGGACGAGGATGCGCCCGAGGCCGCCGACGCTGCGCAAACGGATGATACCATGTCGCTGGACGAGGCTGACCGACAGGCGGCAATGGTGCCACGCCAAAGTCTCACCAGCTTTGAAGGTCTGGCGCGGCGCGTGGCCGGTATCCTCGCCTTTGTTACGGGGGCCTATGCGTTCTTCTATATCTGGGACACAGAGGCAACGTTGATGGTCGAAAGCCACGCGGACAAGCTGCTGGACGTGATGGTGATCCTGTTTATCGGCTACGTCGTCTATCACGCCTTCCGCATCTGGATCGACAGCAAGATCGAGGCCGAAACCGCCGACCAGCCCGAGGCGGAACTGGGCGACGAAGGCAGCGGCGCGTCCTCTGCCAGCCGATTGGCAACGCTGCTGCCGCTGTTTCGCAACTTTGTCCTGATCGTTCTGATCGTGACCATCGCCCTCATCGTGTTGATGGAATTCGGGATCAATGTCGGCCCGCTGTTCGCCGGTGCGGGGATCGTCGGTGTTGCTGTCGGCTTTGGCAGCCAGGCACTGGTGCGCGATATCTTTGCCGGCGCGTTCTTTCTGTTCGACGATGCCTTCCGCAAGGGGGAATACCTTGATGTGGGCGGCGTGAAGGGCACGGTCGAGAAAATCTCGGTCCGGTCGTTCCAGCTGCGCCACCATTTGGGCGCGCTGCACACCATCCCCTTTGGCGAGCTGCAGGTGATGACCAACTACAGCCGCGACTGGGTGATCATGAAGCTGCCGTTGCGGGTGACCTATGACACCGATGTCGAACGCGTTCGCAAGTTGATCAAAAAGCTCGGCATCGCGCTGCTGGATGATCCGGTGATCGGCGATAACTTTATCCAGCCGCTGAAATCGCAGGGCGTGATTGAAATGCAGGATTCCGCTATGATCATCCGGGTCAAGTTCATGACCAAACCGGGGGATCAATGGCTGGTGCGCAAGAAGGTCTATGAGGAAATCCGAGCCTTGTTTGAGCGCGAAGGAATCCGTTTTGCCCATCGGGAGGTCACTGTGCGTCTGGCCGACGGTAAGGTCAAAGACCTGAGCGACGAGGAACGCGACGCGGTGACCGCAGCGGCGCAGGCATCGCTGGAAGAAGAGGCACAAACCGGCCCGGAACTGGGCGGCGACGACCGATAGCCGCGTCTCGCGCAGTTGTGACATTGAAACGACGGCGGCGGGCGCTAGCATCATCCTCACCTGCAACAGGAGAATTCCCATGAAACAGTCCAGACGCCAATTCCTGACGACCACCGCCGCCACTGCCGGGGTTGTGACGCTACTGCCTTATGCCGCGCAAGCCGCGGCTCACGGCGGAAATATGTTCCCCATGACCGGCGGCGAGGTCAAAGTGCACCCCATCGACCACGCGTCCTTTGTGATGGAGACGCCAGCCGGCGTGATCTACTGCGATCCCGTGGGCGAGGTCGCCAACTACAGCGATTTTGCCACCCCCGATCTGATCCTGATCACCCACGAGCACGGCGATCACTATAACGCCGAAACACTGGCCGGTGTGGTGGGCGAAAACACGCAGATCCTTACCAATCCTGCGGTCTATGACATGCTGCCCGAGGCACTGAAGGCCAAGGCGAATGCACTGGCCAATGGCGAGCAGGCGATGTTCAACGAGGTCTCGATCGAGGCGATCCCCGCCTATAACACCACCGAAGAACGCAAGCAGTTCCACCCGCAGGGGCGTGACAACGGCTATATCGTGAACCTCAGCGATTTCCGCGTGTATATCTCGGGCGATACCGAAGCGACGCCGGAGATGCTGGCGCTAGAGAATATCGATCTGGCGTTTGTCTGTATGAACCTGCCGTTTACCATGGACGCGACCTCGGCCGCGGCTGCGGTGTCGACGTTCAAACCCTCTTTCGTCTACCCCTACCATTACCGTGGGCGCGACGACGGCACGCAAGACCCCGCCGCCTTTGCCGCCATGGTCGGCGAGGGGATCGAAGTCAAAATGGGCGACTGGTACTAACCCGGCGCAGCGGGGGGCCAGCCCCCCGCACCCCCCGGGATTTAGACCATTTGGAACTGAAGGCCCCAGTGGGTCAGGATTTATACGGATCAAGACTTGCGCGCAGACCATCGCCCAAAAAGTTGAACGCCAGCACCACGACGATGATCGGCAGCATGGGAATGGCGGTCCACCAGTAGATTTCGATGCTCGCCAGATTTTGCGCGTCATTCAGCATGACGCCCCAGCTGACGGCGGGTGCGCGTAGGCCCAACCCGAGGAAGCTCAGCGCGGTTTCCCCAAGGATCATCGCCGGGATCGACAGGGTCGCGCTGGCGATCAGATGCGACATGAAATTCGGCAAGAGGTGTTTGCGGATCACCCGTGCGGGCGACGCGCCCATCATCTCGGCCGCTTTGACGTATTCCTCTTCACGCAGGCTCAGGAATTTTGACCGTACCGCCCGCGCCAGCCCGGGCCAGTCCAGAATCCCGAGGATGATCGAGATGATAAAGAACACCGACACGGGCCCCCAGTTCGACGGCACCGCCGCCGAAAGCGCGAGCCAGAGCGGGAGTTCGGGCAAGGACCGCAAAATCTCGATCGCGCGGTTGACCAGCCAGTCGGTCTTGCCGCCGAAGTAACCGGCCAAAGATCCAAAGAAGATCCCCAGCACAAAGCTGACCGTGATGCCGATCAACCCCACCGTCAAGGACAGCTGCGCGCCATAGAGGATGCGGCTGAACACATCGCGCCCCAACCGATCCGATCCCCAGAGAAACACCGTCGCCCCGTCAGGCGCGCAGAACAGGTGGGTGTCGCTGGGGATGAGCGCAAAGAGGTGGTAGGTTTCACCCTTACAAAAATACTCAATCTTGCGCGGGTTGCTGGTATCGGTGTCGTATTCCCAGCGGAAATTCACCAGATCCGCAGTGCCCGTCGTCTCGTAGACAAAGGGGCCGATGAAACTGCCCTCGTGCCAAAGGTTGATGCTTTGGGGGGGCGCGTAGATGTGTTCGGCATTGCGCTCGTTTGGTGTGTAGGGCGCGATGAACCCCGCCACTGGCAGGATCAGATAGCAGAAGGCCAGAAACAGCCCGGATACCAGCGCCAGCTTGTGCCGCCGGAACTTGCGCCACATGAGCCGCGCGACAGAGGCGTCCATCTCGGCCCGCTCAGGCGCGGAAAGATCGGCGTCGTCGGTCCAGGGGGTGGTGTCGACAAAGCGGTTGTCCGGCTGGATGCTCATGAGCTGCGTGCCCCGTAACGGATGCGCGGATCAAGCAGGACCAGCAGCATGTCAGAGATCATCGTGCCGATCAGCGTCAGCAGGGCCACGAACATCAGGATGAACGCCGCGAGGAACTGGTCTTGGGACTTCAGTGCCACCAGCAGATAGGGCCCGATGGTTTGCAGGCCCAGCACCACCGATACCAGCACAGAGCCCGAGACCATCGCAGGCAGCAGGTTCCCGATATCCGCGACAAAGGGGTTAAAGGCCACGCGCAGCGGATATTTCGACAGCAGCCGCGCGGGGCCCATACCCTTGGCCTTGGCGGTCTCCACATAGGGTTTATCAAGCTCGTCGAGCATATTCGCCCGCAACCGCTGCATCATCGCGGCGGCACCGGCGGTGCCGATCACGAAGGTCGGAACGATCAGGTGCAGCAGGACCGAGCGTACTTTCTCCCAAGACATGGGCTGGCCCTCAAGCTCGGGGGCCATAAGCCCGCCAATCGGCAGGTCAAAGTATTTATGGCCATAGTAAAACAGGATCAGGGCCAGCAGGAAGTTCGGTGTCGCGAGCCCGAGATAGCCCAGAAAGCCGGCGGTATAATCGACCCAAGTCTCGGATTTGGCGGCGGCAAGCACCCCTAGCGGCAGGGCGATAAGATAAACGAATAATACGGCGGCGAGATTGACCAGCACCGTCATCCATAGCGCATCGCCGACGATTTCGCCCACGGGGCGGTCAAACTCGAACGACCAGCCGAAATTGCCTTGGATCAAGCCGGCAAACCCCTGCGGCCCCGGCACCATGCCGACCCAGATCAGGTATTGCTTCCAGATCGGTTCATCCAGCGCGTATTCGTGGCGCAGAAACTCGGCCTTGGCGACGCCTTCGGCCTGACCCGTGGCGCGCAACTCGGCGATCTGGTTCGACAGATAGTCGCCGGGGGGCAGGTTGATGATGACGAAGACCAGAAGCGAGACCACCCAGAGGGTCAGCAGCATGGTGATGAAACGCCACACGGCGTATCGGAGGAAGATCATCGGCTTACCTGCACATGGGGGTTTTGGAAGTAGAATTCGTCGATGCGGTGAATGCCGAAATGCGCGCCGGGATCAAAGGCCCAGATTCCATGCTCCGGTACATTCATCAGATCGTTTGAGACGACGACGGGTTGCGGGGCCTCGGCCAGCACGCCGATGGCGAATTGCTGTTCGGCGTGGATGGCGAGCATCCGCTTCCAGATGTCTTCGCGCACCTGTGGGTCGTCGGTGTGGTTCCAGTCATTCGCCAGCAGCATCAGCCGTTTCGCGGGCTGCATATCGGGGGGCGACCCGGCCTGTCCGACTGTTTGGTAGTATTGTCCCCACATCGGCCAGGCAAAGAATTCCTGATTGGTGGGCGCCAGATAGGAAGGAGAGGTCGACGGCCCCGGAAGCCCGTTGTCCCAGCCGAACCAGACCGAGGCCATGGTCCGCCCCGCATAGATCCGGTTGCGCAGGATATCGCGGTCCAGCGGGCGCATGATCAGGCGGATGCCCAGATCACGCCATGTGTCCGCGATGATCGCCAGCGCGTTTTCTTCCTCGCTGCGTTCGCCAGCGGTTTCGATCACGAATTCCATCGGGCGGCCATCGGGAAGCTTGCGGAGCCCTGCGGGGGTGCGGTCTGTCAGACCCATATCATCCAGCAGCGCGTTGGCGTGGGCGAGGTTCATCATGGACCACGCATGTGTGTTGTCGTCGTTGTAAAGCGCGCTTTGCGACAGGGCGGACATGCCGCCTTCGCTGGCGAGGCCGAAATAGAGCGCGCGGTTGATCATGCGTCGATCGATGCCGAGGCTCAGGGCGCGGCGAAAACGCACGTCGCGCATGACCTCGCGCCACACGGGGTCGGCGAAGTTCAGGTTGGGATAGATGGCGATCTGGCTGGCGGCGCCGTTGGCCCAAAGCAGGGTGCGGTATTTTCCGCCGTCCGCCTCGCCTTTCTTGAGGATCGCGACATCTGGGAAATCGAGCCCGCGCGCCTGCAGGTCGACCTCGCCAGCGTTGGCCTTGGCCGCGATCAGCCCACCGCCGACCACGGTCATCTGTACCACATCGATATAGGGCAGCTGCACGCCCCGGCTGTCGATACGGTGGAAATAGGGGTTACGCACAAAGAGCTTGCGCGAGCTGTCCTTGTCCGAGGTGTTGATCCACGGCTGCAGGGTCGGCAGCGCGGGGTTGTCGAACTTGTACATATTGTCGCGCTTGTTGTGCAGCGCGGCCCAGCTTTTGACCCGCGCGGCTTTGACCTTTTCGACCAGCGCATCGGGATCGGCGAACTTCTTATGGAACTGCGACAGGTAGTGGGCGGGGCGATAGATGAACGGTGGGCTTGCTTGCGCCAACAGCGGCAGAAAATTCGGATTGGGGATCTGCCATTCGAAGACGACCGTATGTTCATCGGGGAAGGTGACCTTTCCCATGCGGTTGTCCACGATCATGAAGTCCGGCGGCCCGCTGGGGGTGATGTCCGGGTCGTTGGCAACATTTTCCCACCAATAGCGGAAGTCATCCGAGGTAAAGGGCATGCCGTCCGACCAGCGGTGACCGGGGCGCAGGTGAAGCGTGAATTTGCGCCCTTCTTCCACGTCCACCGCCGCGAGGATATCGGGGGCAAGCGTGTAGTCAGGCTGATACCCCACCAGCCGCGCATAGCCGTAAACCACCATTTGCCGCACGTCCTTGGTGCGCGAGATCAACGTGCGTAGCGTCCCGCCCTGACGCCCGAAGCTGCGGCCCTTGGCTTCGAGATCGACGATCAGCGGCTCTGACGGGATGCGGTCCTGCACGTGGGGCAGGCTGCCGGCGTTGACCTCTTGTGCCCAAAAGCTGCTTTCTTGCAGCACGGGGCCGTCGCTATGCGCGGCAAGGGGCGCAAAGGCGAGGGTCGCGGCGAGGGCAAGGAAGAACTTACGCATGACAACGTACCTTATGGCCGGGCTCAAGCTCGCGCAGGGCGGGGGCGTGATGGCCTTCAAAGCGGAACTGTTCGGGCCAGAGCATAGGAGAGCCCGCGCCCTTGGCGACCAGATCAAGATCGATGGGCCGGCTGATGTCGGGTTCGGGCTGTGCCGCGATCAAGGCGCGGGTGTAGGGGTGTTGCGGATTGTAGAACAACGTGTCGGGCGGGGCCTGTTCGACGATCACGCCAGCGCGCATGACCGCGACCTCGTCCGCGATGCGGGCAACGACCGCCAGATCGTGGCTAATGAACAGATAGCTCAGGTTGGCGCGGTCGCGGATGTCTTCGAGCAGGGTTAGAATTTGCTCTTGGACCGAGACATCCAGCGCCGAGGTGGGTTCGTCGCAGATCAGCAGCTTCGGGTCGAGCGTCAGCGCGCGGGCAATGGACAGCCGTTGGCGCTGGCCGCCTGAAAACGCATGCGGGAAACGGCCAAGCATATCAGGGTTCAATCCGACCCACCGCAGCATTTCGGCTGCCTTTTCACGGCGGTCGCGGGCGGTGCCGATGTTGTGCACCTCCATCGGTTCGGTCAGGGCTTGCTGCACGCGCATCCGCGGGCTGAGCGAGGAATACGGGTCCTGAAACACCATCTGCGCTTGCCGTTGAAATGCGGTGCGTTCACTGGGCGACAGATCATGCACGGCCAGCGGTGCGGCGGCGGGGTCGGGGCGAAACAGCACTTTGCCGCCGGCATCGGGACGTTCGGCCCCCATGGCGATACGGGCGCAGGTGGTCTTGCCCGATCCGCTTTCGCCGACAATCGCCAGTG
Proteins encoded in this region:
- a CDS encoding ABC transporter substrate-binding protein: MRKFFLALAATLAFAPLAAHSDGPVLQESSFWAQEVNAGSLPHVQDRIPSEPLIVDLEAKGRSFGRQGGTLRTLISRTKDVRQMVVYGYARLVGYQPDYTLAPDILAAVDVEEGRKFTLHLRPGHRWSDGMPFTSDDFRYWWENVANDPDITPSGPPDFMIVDNRMGKVTFPDEHTVVFEWQIPNPNFLPLLAQASPPFIYRPAHYLSQFHKKFADPDALVEKVKAARVKSWAALHNKRDNMYKFDNPALPTLQPWINTSDKDSSRKLFVRNPYFHRIDSRGVQLPYIDVVQMTVVGGGLIAAKANAGEVDLQARGLDFPDVAILKKGEADGGKYRTLLWANGAASQIAIYPNLNFADPVWREVMRDVRFRRALSLGIDRRMINRALYFGLASEGGMSALSQSALYNDDNTHAWSMMNLAHANALLDDMGLTDRTPAGLRKLPDGRPMEFVIETAGERSEEENALAIIADTWRDLGIRLIMRPLDRDILRNRIYAGRTMASVWFGWDNGLPGPSTSPSYLAPTNQEFFAWPMWGQYYQTVGQAGSPPDMQPAKRLMLLANDWNHTDDPQVREDIWKRMLAIHAEQQFAIGVLAEAPQPVVVSNDLMNVPEHGIWAFDPGAHFGIHRIDEFYFQNPHVQVSR